One segment of Brassica napus cultivar Da-Ae chromosome C3, Da-Ae, whole genome shotgun sequence DNA contains the following:
- the LOC106374050 gene encoding putative lysozyme-like protein, translating to MKGYIIALIVCGCFAIIVVGLILWCLQNRKKKKTWSPSPPPPVRDVEKCRSSVVPRDGGLLVLTGTAVTTPVVAAAVTTGISKDSSGGSGGDEGGGECDGGANGGGKQRPIVSQSRDLEMSQTGSKDGGLVVLTRNVSTTATTVAAAVIIADSGGGGGCCCGCDDGGGGDGRGDGGGCGGCGGCGG from the exons aTGAAAGGTTACATTATTGCTCTTATTGTATGCGGTTGCTTCGCAATAATCGTGGTTGGTCTCATCTTATGGTGTCTTCAGAaccgcaaaaagaaaaaaacgtggTCTCCTTCACCTCCTCCGCCCGTAAGGGACGTTGAAAAATGTAGAAGCAGTGTCGTTCCAAGAGATGGGGGGCTCCTTGTTTTGACAGGAACTGCTGTCACCACACCCGTTGTAGCTGCGGCTGTAACCACCGGGATCTCTAAAGACAGTAGTGGTGGCTCCGGTGGCGATGAAGGTGGAGGAGAGTGTGATGGTGGTGCAAATGGCGGAGG AAAGCAAAGGCCTATAGTGTCTCAGTCGCGAGATTTGGAAATGAGTCAAACGGGATCAAAAGATGGAGGACTTGTTGTTTTGACAAGGAATGTTTCCACTACAGCTACTACGGTAGCTGCGGCTGTGATCATCGCAGATTCTGGCGGTGGGGGCGGCTGTTGTTGTGGATGTGATGATGGTGGAGGCGGAGATGGAAGAGGAGACGGTGGTGGTTGTGGAGGGTGCGGCGGCTGTGGAGGCTAA